The sequence ACAATCAACAGAGGTATCAGCCAACGTCGCCGGGGTCGCGCGGCAGGCGGCTCGCCAGACTCGGGCGCGGATTCGTGTTCGGTCGACATTTCAGGAAGCCTCGTGAATGGAGATGACAATGCCTGGGTGCCGCGCGACCACAATTTAGCGAAGTGCAGGTCAGGCGCCAGCCATCTGTCGCCGCGGCAAGGGGGCAGGGGCGAACCCTGGGGGACTATTCTGCGTCTTGCACTGCATCTTTGAATCTCCGCCGTGGAGAAATCGTCGCACGGTTCCAGCTCGTTTGAGGATTGGCTTGCCATGAGCGAGGACACGATTGCCGAACAGCCTGTTCATTTGACAAGCGAGCAACTCGAGGCAGGCCTGGCAGCGGTCCTCGGCTCACCCTCGGATGGTGGACTCGTGCGGAAAATCGTGCGCCGCCCTCGCACGAACGAACGCGAGGTGCTCCTCACCGGTCAGCTCGACGTCACGCAAGGACTCGTGGGCGACGCGTGGTCGGAGTCGAAGGCCCATGTCGACACGCAAGTGACGCTGATGAACGCCCGCGCGGCGGAGTTGATTTGCGTGACCTCGGACCGCTGGGCGCTGGCCGGCGATCAACTGTTCGTCGACCTCGAACTGAGCGCCGCGAATCTGCCACCGGGCACGCGGTTGAGCATCGGCGAGGCGACGATCGTCATCACGGCGGTCCCACACAACGGTTGCCGCAAGTTCTCACAGCGCTTTGGCACGGCGGCGCTGGCGTTCGTGAATTCGGTCCAAGGCAAACGGCTGCATTTGCGCGGCGTTTATGCCCGGGTGCTCGAGGGCGGCACCGTGCGGGTAGGCGATGCGATCCACAAGCTGGCCGACTGAGGGCCTGCCGGGTTCTTGACGCGTGTCGCGGGTCTGCGATTTGCCGCGCAGCGGCGGCTGGAGTACAAACGGCGGCGGTCGTTGACCATCTACGTTGCCACTCTGCTGCCGGATTCCGCACCATGAATCGCTCGAAGCCCGTTGCCTGTGTCGCCCTGATCCTGACGTGTGTGGTTGGCGTCGCCTTGGCGGCCGAGCCCGAATTGCCCCGGGCCACGATCGACGGCACCGGCCTGGGCTGGAGGGAATTGGGCGAGGCAGATTTCGTGAACGTCAACTGTAACCCGGACACCTGGAAATGGGACGAGCAGGGAGCCCATTGCACCGGGCAGCCGGTCGGGGTGATCCGATCGCAAAAGACGTTCACCAATTTTGAGCTCGTCGTCGAGTGGCGACACTTGCGCGAAGCGGGCAATTCAGGCGTCTTTGTCTGGGTGCCCGAGACTTCGTTGGCCCCACTCAAACCGGGCCAGTTACCGCACGGCATCGAGGTCCAGGTGCTCGATCACGGCTACAAGACGCGCTATGAGAAAGACTCGGGCAAGAAGGCCGACTGGTTTACGACCAACGGCGACGTCTTTTCCGTGGGCACGTCGAAGATGACGCCCTTTCCGCCGGTCGCCCCCGACGGTCGCCGCAGCTTTCCCCGCAAGGAGCTCAGCCGCGGCGTCAACGAGTGGAACCACTACTACGTCCGGGCGATCAACGGCGAAGTCCGATTGTGGGTCAACGGCGAGGAGGTCTCGGGAGGCACCGGCTGCGATCCGCACACCGGTTACCTGTGTCTCGAGTCCGAAGGGTCGCCGATCGATTTCCGCAACCTGCGGATTCGCGAGCTGCCCTGATCGCCGGCCGGGCCGGTGTACGTCAGGCCGCGACGTAGCCGGCGACTGCCAGATAGTGGCACGCGCTGCCGCCCATCACGAACAAGTGCCAGATGGCATGGGTGTAGGGCTTCTTATCCTGCACGAAGAAGTAGACCCCCACGGTATAGCTCACGCCGCCAGCCACGAGCCACATCAAGGCTCCACTGGGCAGCAGCGTGACAACGGGCTTGGCCGCCGCCAAGACGATCCAGCCCAAGCCAACATAGGTGATCGTCGACAGGCGATGCGAGCAGCTCCCGAGAATCTTCGCGGCAATGCCGACCGCCGCGAGGCACCAGATGACCGCCAACAGTGACCAGCCCCAAGGGCCACGGAGGAAGGTGATCAGGAACGGCGTGTAAGTCCCGGCGATCAGCAGGTAGATGCAGGCGTGGTCACCGATCCGCAACTTTTCCTTGGTGATCTCATCGGCGACGCTGTGATACAGCGTCGAGGCGGCATACAGCATGACCATCGTCGTGGCGAACACGGCGCAGCCGATCATCTGGAAGACGTCGCCCGTGCTCGTGACCGAGGCGATCAACTGCCAGCCGGCTGCAAAGGCGGCAACCAGCCCGACGCCGTGCGTAACGCTGTTGGCCGTTTCTTCGTCGAGCGTCGAGGGCAGGGGGCGTGCCGCCACTTCGTCGCGGTGGGACATCCGCGAACGCACCTCGGCCACCAGCGCCTCGCGGGCATGTCGAAATCGGTCGTTCGTCCCGATCGGGGGAACCGTATCGGTCAACCAGGAACCAGCGGTCGAATCTGCGGCAAAGGCCAGGGCGCTTGAATGACTCAACATGGCTGTGTCTTTCGTCGGGCAGGTGCCCGACGCGCGGGTTTGCGCCGGGCCTGCAGGTTCGTTGTCTGAATGCACAGCGCAGTCCTTCAAGCACTTGTAACAGCCACGTCAGGCTTAAACGGCCCGATTCCCAGCTCGGCGGCGTCGCGCGGCCCACGCGCCCACGTTACTTCGACCGGCAAGCGCAGGGATTTCCGCAAGAATCTGCTGGCGTCAATTGCTATTTCAGCGATTCGAGCCAGGAAAAGAGGTGACGGAAATCTTGCGGGGTCATGCGCTGGACGAGGCCCGTCGGCATGATCGAAGGCCCCCCCAGGCTACGGGCGACGACTTCGCCGTAGGCAACGGTTGTGACCCGGCCGGTGGTGTCGGTGACGCTGAGTTCGGCGGCGCCGGGACGTTCCTCAACGACGCCTTGCAGCACCCGGCCGTCAGCCAGCTCGAGGGTCGAGGTGACGTACTGCGGGGCAATCTCGCGCGCGGGCTCGACAATCGATTGCACCAGCCGCGCGCGGTCGTGCGAGGCGCCAATTCGGCTCAAATCGGGCCCCGCCGTGCCACCCCAGCCCCCCACGCGGTGACAACGGTAACAGCCTGGCCCGCGGGGATGGAAAAAGATCTGCCGGCCGACCCGGGGATCGCCCTCGCCTTCCAGCCGCGATAGTGCATCTCCCGTCGAGATCTCGGCCGCCGACGGAGGTTGCAGCGCGAGCTGCGCAAGCTGCCGAACCGACTCGGCCTGCGTGCTCGAATCCACCAGGCTCGAGAGGCGCGCGCGTTCGTCGTCGGTCAGTTCCGCGCCCGACAGCGAGCGCAAAGCGGCCTCTACCGCCCGCGGCTCGTCCTGGCTGAGCAGCTCGAACAAAGCACGCCGGCTAGCGGGGTCGCGTGGGTCGAGACCGGCGGCGGCATCGTTGCACTCGGCGACAGGCAATCGAGCGTCGCGGACCGTCTTGCGCAGCAGTTCCTGCTGACCCGGCGACGGTGCCAACGCCAGGATTTGAATCGCCGCCCTTCGCAGTTCGTCCTCGGGCTGCGCAATCAAATCGCTCAGCATGCCGGCCTGAAGTCCCGGGTAATTGGCGCGTAGCAAGCGCAGCGCTGCTGAGCGCACGGCGGCCGGGCGTGCCGCATCGCGCACGATTTGAAAGACCAGGTCTTCACCGGCCGTTTCCTCGAGCTTTTGACCGGCCGGCCGATCGAGCATTCGCATTGCCGTCAGCGCTGCCTCGAGCTGGCGGGCGTCGTTCGCGCTGCGATCGACCAAGGCCGCCAGCGCGGCCCGTTGGTCGGTCAGCCGCGCATCGGTGGTCCACTCGATGCCGACAAACCGCACATCGCGATCCAGATCGGCCAAGAGCCGTGGCGCGGCCCGGGCAAGCGTCGTGTCGCCTGCGTCGAACGACTCGCGCAGCAACAAGGCCGCAGCCAGGCGTTGGCTCTGCGGATGTTCCGCGCTCAGCCACTCGAGCCAGTCGTCGGGGCGAGAGAGGCGCAGCAGGCCCCGGCGGGCGGCCTGTTGAACGAAAGGATCGCTTTCGGCCGCCGCCGCGAGCAATTCATCGATCGGCGCTTTCGCGGCGAGGTGTTCGCGCCGCGTGGCACCGGCGGTCGCGATGCCGTCCGTCGAGACGCTCGTGCCCGGCGCCGACGCCGCCTTGGGCGCCGTGGCCTTGCGGCGCACCAGCCAGACACGCCCCTTGCCGTGCAGTTCGTAGGCCCGATCGACCCAGTCGCTCAGGTAAAGGTCGCCATTGGGCGCAAGCGCGATGCCGACGGGGCGAAAGTTCTCATCGCCGCGTATGACCGTCTCGAACGACGCCCGGAAACTCGCGCCCTGCGGCTCGAGACGAAATCGATCGACGCGATGATCACCCCACGAGGTGACGAGCAGGGAGCCTTGCATGTCGGCAGAAACCGCGGCCGAAGGGCAATAGACAATGCCCGAGGGGGCCTCGCCCGTGCCGGCGACCATCGGCAAAGTGCCCGGCAGCTCGCCGTTCCAAGCAGTGAACGGATGCACGCCCTTGCGGCCGTTGCGAAACCGATAGCCGTAGTCGCCGTGTGGCACCACGTGGAGCAGCCGGCACGGCGGCCGACTGTCCGGGTCGTTGTCGACGGCGAACAGCTCGCCCTGTGGATCGAAAGCCAGGTGAAATGGATTCCAGAAGCCCGTCGCCACGCGCGCAAGCTGCGTCCCATCTGGCTCGATGACGTAGATGCTGCCCCCTTCGCCGCCCCCGCCCAGTTTCCGGCCGTCGGTGCCGATCAAGCTATACGCGGCGCCGAGATTCTCCCCCAGGCCGAAGAATACCCGGCCCGCGTCGTCGAAGGCGAAACCCGACAGCCCGTTGTGCGGATAATCGCCGTCGGTTTCCAGCCGGGCGATTTCTTGACGGCGATCGGCCGAGCCGTCGCGATCGTCGTCGTACAGTCGAAACACGTCACGCCGCGTGGCGACGAACACCGAGCCGTCGCGGTACGTGGCCAGATTCATCGTGGCCGTGGTACCTTCGAAGAACGTGGTGACTTGTTCGAGGCGGCCGTCGCCGTCGAGGTCGACGCCGCGCCGAATGCGATCGGCCGGCGGGCCCTGATAGCCCGGCGGACGGAAGTGCGTGTGGTTTTCGACCACCAGCACCGAGCCGTCTGCCAACACGGCGATGCCGGTCGGCGTGACGAGGTCCGGTTCGCTCATCGCGAGTACGACTTCGACTTGTTCGTCCGCGGCAACCGGAGGTGCGCCGTCGGCCAGCCGTGCCGGCAGCAACACACAGGCAAGCCCGCAGATTCGCCAGATCCAATACGCCGGAGCCTTGGTTGCAGGGGCGTACACGCAGTCTCCGATCGTGCGGTTGAAGGTCGCCGCCGGCGGCGGGCACGGTTGGCCGCATGCGGATGACCCACATGCGGGCGAGACAATTGCCGGGAAGACGAGTTATACTACGTCCCGGTTAACACGTGCGCGACCGGGCCGTTTATGCCGGCATTTTCTCGCATTGCGATGGGGCTGCTGTTCGCGGTTTCGGCCAGCCCGGCCTTGGCCGTCGACGCGCCGGCAGCTACCAACGAAGCTGCGTTCTCCGCGGCGCAGGTCGAATTCTTCGAGATGCAAATCCGGCCGCTGCTGGCCGAAAACTGTCAGCGGTGCCACGGCCCGGAGAAACAGGAAGGCGGACTACGGCTCGACAGCCGCGCTGGCCTGCTGGGTGGCGGCGATTCGGGGCCGGCCGTTGTGCCTGGCAATGCCGACGAGAGTTTGCTCGTGCAGGCCGTGCGTTATGCGCCGGACGGCTATCAAATGCCGCCGCCTGGCAAGCTGGCCGACGCGCAGATTGCAGCACTGGAGCGCTGGGTCGGCGAAGGCGCGGCCTGGGCCACGGCAGGCGAGGCCTCGTCGCCTAAGGATCCCAAGGTCTTCGATCTGGCCGAGCGGGCCAAATTCTGGTCGTTTCAGCCCGTGCAGCCTGTCGAGCCGCCGGCGGTGATCGACGCGGCCTGGTGTCAAACGCCGGTCGATCGTTTCATTCTGGCCGAACTCGAGGCGCACGGCTTGCGCCCGGCAGCCGCGATCGATCGCGGTGCGCTGTTGCGTCGAGTGACCTACGATCTGATCGGTCTGCCGCCGACGCCGGCGGAATTGGCCGACTTCACGGCCGATACCTCGGCCGACGCAATCGCGCACGTCGTCGATCGACTGCTGGCATCGCCGCGGTATGGCGAACGCTGGGCACGCCATTGGCTCGACCTGGTCCGCTATGCCGAAGGGCACGGGCACGAATTCGACTACGACATTCCCGCTGCCTACGAGTACCGCGATTACTGCATTCGCGCCTTGAACGCCGACGTGCCGTACGACCAGTTCGTGTGTGAACACATCGCAGGGGATCTCTTACCCCAGCCGCGCAGACATCCCACCGAGGGCTTCAACGAATCGATCATTGCCACGGGATTCTTCCACCTGGGGGAAGCGACTCACTCGCCCGTCGACATCCTGGGAGACGAGGCCGAACGCTTTGACAACGTCATCGACGTGATCGGCAAGGCGTTTTTAGGACTGACGATTGCTTGCGCCCGTTGCCACGACCACAAGTTCGACGCGATTTCGACCAAGGATTACTACGCGCTCGCCGGAATCCTGCAAAGCTCGCGCTATCAGTTGGCGTCGTTTGCCGGCCCCGAGCACAACGCACCGCTCGTCGAGGAAATGTCGCGGCTGATCGACGCGCGCCAGGAGCCTTTGCGCCGGCAGCGGCAGCAAGCATTGAGCCCAGCGCTCGAGCAACTGCCGGACTATTTACTCGCGGCTGCCCCGCTGGCGCGGCCCTGGGGCGAGTTGCCCGAAGCGGACATCGCCGCGCGCGACGAGGTGCAGGCGGCGGCCCAGGCGTCGAACCTTGACCTGCCGGCTCTGGTGCGCTGGATCAAACAGCTGGCCCAGCCTGAGCAAAAACCGAACGACGTGTGGTTCGCGTGGAGCAAATTGAGCCCCGCGGCGCCGTCGGACTTCGCCACGGTGGTCGGGCAAGTGCGCGAAGAGCTGCGTGCGGCCGCATCGCCTCCGGCGAACGACTGGACGCCGCTGGCCGCGTTTGACGGGCCTGACTATGCCGATTGGTTCGTCTCGGGCGAGGCGTTCGGCCCGCGTCCGCGGCAGCCGTACGAATCGTTTGCCGCCACGAGCGGCGATGATTTTCTACCCGGTATGATCGGCGGCGGGGCCGCCGACAGCGCGCGGATTTCGCGCCGACTGCGCGGAGCGCTGCGCTCGCCGACCTTCTCGATCCGGCACCAGACGATCTGGTTTCGCGTCGCGGGCACCGGCACCATCAACACGGTTGTCGATTCGCATCGGTTGATCTTCGGTCCATTGCACGGCTCGCTGCGCACCCGCGTCGATCGTCAGGGAGCCCCCGAGTGGATCGCGCAAAATCTGACCGATTACCTCGGGCACCAGGCCTACGTCGAACTGCTCGACGACGGGCCCGACGGCTTGATCGTGACCGATGTTGCGTTGAGCAACGGAGGCGCTCCGCCCGATCCACCCAATCCCTTGGTTATGGCGCTGGTCGAGACCCCCGAGGCGGCTTCAGCCGAGGGGCTCGCCCGCGGCTATGCCCGGCTCTTCGCTGGCGCCGTGGAGCGCTGGGGAGCGGATTCGTCTCCAAATCCCCAGGCGAATCGGGCCGCGGGGCAATTGATCGACTGGCTGGTCGCGCATCGCGATTGGTTGCCCTACGAGGCGGCGACGACCGCCTCGGCCGAATTGGCCGAATCCCGCTCGCGGCAGGCCGCACTCGACGCCCAATTGGCCGATGCACGCGTTTGCCTGGCGATGGCCCCTGGCACGCCGGAAGACTCGCCCGTTTATATCCGTGGCAAGGCGCACAAGCCGGGCGACGTCGTGCCGCGGCGGTTTCTCGAGGCCATCGCAGGCGCGAATCAGCCGGCGCTCAGCGACGAGTGCGGGCGCATGTATCTCGCCGGGCGGCTGATCGACCCCGCGAATCCGTTGGTCGCGCGCGTGCTGGTCAATCGGCTGTGGCTGCACCATTTCGGTACGGGCCTGGTGCCCACTCCCGACAATTTTGGACGCCAAGGCGAACGGCCCACGAATCCCGCGCTGCTCGATTGGCTGGCCGGCGAATTGATTCGCTCGCAATGGTCGCTCAAGCACATGCACCGCTTGCTGGTGACTTCGCAGGTTTATGCCCTGGCCAGCCACCCGGTGCCCGAATCGCTGGCCGCGGATCCCAAAAACGAGCGCTGGCACTATCGTCCCGTGGCGCGGCTCGAGGCAGAGGCCATCCGCGACGCCATGCTCGCGCTGTCCGGGCGGCTCGATACGACGATGTTTGGGCCCGGGGTGCCGGTGTATCTCACCGAGTTCATGACCGGGCGTGGCCGGCCCAAAGAATCGGGACCGCTCGACGGAGCCGGTCGCCGCAGCGTCTACCTCACGCTGCGGCGCAATTTCCTGCCCGAGCTGCTCACGGTCTTCGACTATCCGCCGCCGTTCACTTGCGTCGGCCGCCGCGACGGTTCGAACGTGCCTGCCCAGGCCCTGATGCTGTTGAACAATCCGTTCGTGCTGCAACAAGCCCGGCGCTGGGGCGAACGAGTGTTGAACGAATATCCGGGCGACGCCTCGGAGCGAATCCGGGCCATGTACCTGGCTGCCTTGACGCGCGAGCCACGGCCCGAGGAGCTGGCCGCCGCACAGCAATACCTCGCCATGCGGCAAGACGTCACCAGCAGCGATCCGGCCGAGGCCTGGGCCGAGCTGGCGCACGTGTTGTTCAATGTCAAAGAGTTCATCTACCTGCGGTGACGGTGTCTGCCGATGCATCGAGATCGTGACCTCCTGACCGGCCGGCCTTGCT is a genomic window of Pirellulales bacterium containing:
- a CDS encoding DUF1080 domain-containing protein, translated to MNRSKPVACVALILTCVVGVALAAEPELPRATIDGTGLGWRELGEADFVNVNCNPDTWKWDEQGAHCTGQPVGVIRSQKTFTNFELVVEWRHLREAGNSGVFVWVPETSLAPLKPGQLPHGIEVQVLDHGYKTRYEKDSGKKADWFTTNGDVFSVGTSKMTPFPPVAPDGRRSFPRKELSRGVNEWNHYYVRAINGEVRLWVNGEEVSGGTGCDPHTGYLCLESEGSPIDFRNLRIRELP
- a CDS encoding hemolysin III family protein; amino-acid sequence: MLSHSSALAFAADSTAGSWLTDTVPPIGTNDRFRHAREALVAEVRSRMSHRDEVAARPLPSTLDEETANSVTHGVGLVAAFAAGWQLIASVTSTGDVFQMIGCAVFATTMVMLYAASTLYHSVADEITKEKLRIGDHACIYLLIAGTYTPFLITFLRGPWGWSLLAVIWCLAAVGIAAKILGSCSHRLSTITYVGLGWIVLAAAKPVVTLLPSGALMWLVAGGVSYTVGVYFFVQDKKPYTHAIWHLFVMGGSACHYLAVAGYVAA
- a CDS encoding c-type cytochrome, which codes for MYAPATKAPAYWIWRICGLACVLLPARLADGAPPVAADEQVEVVLAMSEPDLVTPTGIAVLADGSVLVVENHTHFRPPGYQGPPADRIRRGVDLDGDGRLEQVTTFFEGTTATMNLATYRDGSVFVATRRDVFRLYDDDRDGSADRRQEIARLETDGDYPHNGLSGFAFDDAGRVFFGLGENLGAAYSLIGTDGRKLGGGGEGGSIYVIEPDGTQLARVATGFWNPFHLAFDPQGELFAVDNDPDSRPPCRLLHVVPHGDYGYRFRNGRKGVHPFTAWNGELPGTLPMVAGTGEAPSGIVYCPSAAVSADMQGSLLVTSWGDHRVDRFRLEPQGASFRASFETVIRGDENFRPVGIALAPNGDLYLSDWVDRAYELHGKGRVWLVRRKATAPKAASAPGTSVSTDGIATAGATRREHLAAKAPIDELLAAAAESDPFVQQAARRGLLRLSRPDDWLEWLSAEHPQSQRLAAALLLRESFDAGDTTLARAAPRLLADLDRDVRFVGIEWTTDARLTDQRAALAALVDRSANDARQLEAALTAMRMLDRPAGQKLEETAGEDLVFQIVRDAARPAAVRSAALRLLRANYPGLQAGMLSDLIAQPEDELRRAAIQILALAPSPGQQELLRKTVRDARLPVAECNDAAAGLDPRDPASRRALFELLSQDEPRAVEAALRSLSGAELTDDERARLSSLVDSSTQAESVRQLAQLALQPPSAAEISTGDALSRLEGEGDPRVGRQIFFHPRGPGCYRCHRVGGWGGTAGPDLSRIGASHDRARLVQSIVEPAREIAPQYVTSTLELADGRVLQGVVEERPGAAELSVTDTTGRVTTVAYGEVVARSLGGPSIMPTGLVQRMTPQDFRHLFSWLESLK
- a CDS encoding PSD1 and planctomycete cytochrome C domain-containing protein, with the translated sequence MPAFSRIAMGLLFAVSASPALAVDAPAATNEAAFSAAQVEFFEMQIRPLLAENCQRCHGPEKQEGGLRLDSRAGLLGGGDSGPAVVPGNADESLLVQAVRYAPDGYQMPPPGKLADAQIAALERWVGEGAAWATAGEASSPKDPKVFDLAERAKFWSFQPVQPVEPPAVIDAAWCQTPVDRFILAELEAHGLRPAAAIDRGALLRRVTYDLIGLPPTPAELADFTADTSADAIAHVVDRLLASPRYGERWARHWLDLVRYAEGHGHEFDYDIPAAYEYRDYCIRALNADVPYDQFVCEHIAGDLLPQPRRHPTEGFNESIIATGFFHLGEATHSPVDILGDEAERFDNVIDVIGKAFLGLTIACARCHDHKFDAISTKDYYALAGILQSSRYQLASFAGPEHNAPLVEEMSRLIDARQEPLRRQRQQALSPALEQLPDYLLAAAPLARPWGELPEADIAARDEVQAAAQASNLDLPALVRWIKQLAQPEQKPNDVWFAWSKLSPAAPSDFATVVGQVREELRAAASPPANDWTPLAAFDGPDYADWFVSGEAFGPRPRQPYESFAATSGDDFLPGMIGGGAADSARISRRLRGALRSPTFSIRHQTIWFRVAGTGTINTVVDSHRLIFGPLHGSLRTRVDRQGAPEWIAQNLTDYLGHQAYVELLDDGPDGLIVTDVALSNGGAPPDPPNPLVMALVETPEAASAEGLARGYARLFAGAVERWGADSSPNPQANRAAGQLIDWLVAHRDWLPYEAATTASAELAESRSRQAALDAQLADARVCLAMAPGTPEDSPVYIRGKAHKPGDVVPRRFLEAIAGANQPALSDECGRMYLAGRLIDPANPLVARVLVNRLWLHHFGTGLVPTPDNFGRQGERPTNPALLDWLAGELIRSQWSLKHMHRLLVTSQVYALASHPVPESLAADPKNERWHYRPVARLEAEAIRDAMLALSGRLDTTMFGPGVPVYLTEFMTGRGRPKESGPLDGAGRRSVYLTLRRNFLPELLTVFDYPPPFTCVGRRDGSNVPAQALMLLNNPFVLQQARRWGERVLNEYPGDASERIRAMYLAALTREPRPEELAAAQQYLAMRQDVTSSDPAEAWAELAHVLFNVKEFIYLR